tgtctactagtctctgtactctcccaagtgcttagtttagtacagtcctttgtacaAAGTAGACAGCCAATAAATACTAgttgtcacacacacacagattcacaACCTAATACAGCAAATCAATCAAGCTCACGTAAGGTGGACAATGAAGCCACTTAAGACATGCAGAGTCGATCTCCCCTGgacaccttcaaagtccttctaggTCGAATCCTCAGTCCCTGGTAACTATTCCAGGATGTTCCCACCCCAGCCATTGGGAAATCCACATCTGGCCCACCACTCCCCTGCTTTAAtttaaatcccacttcctctgcGGCCCCATCAAGTTTCTGAAAGATTTTTAGAAGGTCAGGTAAGTTCCTCCTTCGACTGAAGGAGAAAAAAGTAAACAAATTGGGTTATTCAGCCTAGCGAAGAGAATGCGGTCTCTCGAGTGCGGagattatcaatccatcagtggtacctactgagtgtttactgtgtgcagatcactgtactaagcacttgggagagtaccaactctacaacagagttggtagagatgttccttgcccaccaggagcttatattCCAaagacaataatacaaataaatgttatgaatatgtacatgggtgctgtgggacagagtgggatgaatatcaggtgcttaaagcatacagatcttaagtgcataggtgatgcagaagggaggagtggggaaaattaattcaatcatatttgagcacttactgtgtgcagagcactgtactaagcgcttggagaatagggcttggttggggaagttctcttggaagagatgtgattttaataagattttgaaggtgggtatatgaaaaggaagggagtttcaagccagtgggaggacatgggTAGGTAGTCAGTGGCCAGACATAAGAAACTGAGGTggcaataaccataataatggtatttgttaagaatttactatgtgccaaacactgtactaactgctgggtagacacgagataatcaggtcccacaggagacagtctaagtaggagaacaggtactgaatgcccattttgcagatgacagaactgaggcacaggaaagtttaagtgacttgtccaaggtcacacagcaggtacatggcagaaccggcatgagagcccaggtcctgaccctcaggcccatcctctttccaccaggatgGGCTGCCTGGGTTTTAGCTGGAACTCAACAAGGTTAAAACAGGACTAAATTGGAAAGTGGATATCCGTCACTGTTTAGTCCCTTATTCCTGATGGACTTCGTTAATCCATTCAGGATTTAACCACAGATCCTAGCAAGGATTCAACCACTTCTGGGAGCATTTGCAATTACGTCCTACCCTTTGTGCACCTGCAGGGTTTGAAAGAAGACAGAGCCCAGCTAACCCTATCTTCACAGAGGACGGAAAAAGTAACAGCACTAGGAGAGATTTAGGTTAGAACTTCCAAACTCAACTCTCTTGGCTTGCCAACTTGAAggaggctgtctccccctctagactgtaagctccttgaagggagggaccatgtctgcttattttgctatattcttccaagtgctcagaacagtgatcggcacacaataagtagaTTGGTCCGGGTGGAGGATGATGGATGGCTAtgtagaggcagggggatggacaaggTGAGCAAATAAAGAGAAAGGTGGACCAGCCACCGAGGATGGAGTGGGGGGTATCACTCACCAGGCCCCCGCTTATCCCAGCCGCAGATCATGGTGCCCATGGACAGCCCCATGCCCTTGTACTGATAGACCATGTTGGCCAGGAGCTTGGAGGCGGCCGCCACGGAGATGCGCTCCTTGTTGCGCAGCTCGTAGATGCGGCACTGTCGGGCCAGCAAGCGCTCCCAGAAGCTGCAGTCGGCCGCCCCGCCGGCCATGGTGCCCAGCAGGTAAGGGTTGATCTCGATCACCTTCTTCACCGTCTGGGAGGCGATGTAGGCCCCGGCTGTGGCGCGCGAATCCACGGCTACGATCACGCCGTGCTGAAACTGTGAGGgcgcaagtcaatcaatcaagcaatcgtatttactgagcgcttactgtgtgcaaagcactgtactaagcgcttgggaagtccaggttggcaacatagagagacggtccctacccaacagtgggctcacagtctaaaagggggagacagagaacaaaaccaaacacactaacaaaataaaataaatagaatagatatgtaataaatagaatagatatgtaggagGATTCGCCCcaacagggacttgaaccctggaccctcagattaaaagtctgatgctctaccGAGTTATCCGGGCTCCTGTTGAGCTATCCGGGCTCCGCAAGTCAGAACTGGTGAGGTTTCCCCGCTGCCGCggggaataaatatttatttatttaatattatttaatatttaattattttttatttatttttatttatgttattatttattatttttattttttattatatttaattatttaataatatcaatattattatttaataataacaataaatatttatttatttatttgtgcatatctattctatttattttattttgttagtatgtttggttttgttgtctgtctcccccttttagactgtgagcccactgttgggtagggactgtctctgtatgttgccaatttgtacttcccaagcgcttagtacagtgctctgcacatagtaagcgctcaataaatacgattgatgatgatgctgatgccgCCGGGCCCATATCCCACTCTGAACTTacacccccatcccatccccctgcGGCTTCACTTCCCCTGACCTAGTGGCCCCTCTGTCTTCCCCGACCTTTATGCCACAGGGATTTGGGCTATCCTATGTCCTGTGGGATgatgattttgggtttttttttttagataatcATGACAAAAACCacttatttatggtatttcttaagcacttactgtgtgccaagcaccgtataaagggctggggtaaatcaatcgtatttattgagcgcttactgtgtgcagagcactgtacgaagtgcttgggaagtacatatatacatggtAAATACAAGCTTGTCGGattttggtccctgtcccatatggggctcacagtcttaactcattcactcattcaatcgtatttattgagtgcttactgatgatgatgttgatggcggcatttattaggcgcttactacgtgcaaagcactgttctaagcactgggtaggttacaaggttatcaggttgtcccacagggagctcacggtcctaatccccattttacagatgaggaaactgaggcacagagaactgaagtgacttgcccaaagtcacacagctggcaattgttacagccggcattcgaacccatgacccctgactccaaagcccgtgctccttccactaagccacaactgaggcagaaaagctaagggacttgcccaaggtcacacggccaacaagtggcggagtcgggattagaacccaggtcctcctgactcccagacccgaagcaacgtggctcagaggaaagagcccaggctttggagtcagaggtcatgggttcaaatcccggctctgccaactgtcagctgcgtgactttggtcaagtcacttcacttctcttggcctcagttacctcctctgtaaaatgggggttaggactgtgagacccccgtgggccaacctgataaccttgtaacctccccagcgcttagaacagtgctttgcacatagtaagcgcttaacaaataccatcattattattataagcagcgtggctcagtggaaagagcccgggctttggagtcagaggtcaggggttcgaatcccggctgcaccacatgtctgctgtgtgaccttgggcaagtcacttaacttctctgagcctcagttacctcatctgtaaaatggggattgactgtgagccccacgtgggacaacctgatcatgttgcatccccccagagcgctttagaacagtgctttgcacatagtaagcgcttaacaaatgccatcattatagggaagcagcgtggctcactggaaagagcccgggctttggagtcagaggtcacgagttcgaatcccgactctgtcacatctgctgcgtgaccttgggcgagtcccttaacttctctgagccccacttacctcatccgtaaaatgggcatgaagactgttcacagtgctctgcacacagtaagcgcttaacaaatgccatcattatagggaagcagcgtggaaagagcccgggctttggagtcagaggtcaggggttcgaatcccggctccgccacgtctgctgcgtgacctcgggcgagtcacttaacttctctgggccccagttcccccatctgtaaaatggggatgaaggctgtgaggccccccgtgggaccctgtaaccttcccagcgcttagaacagtgctgtgcatcatcatcatcaatcgtatttattgagcgcttactatgcgcagagcactgtactaagcgcttgggaagtacaaattggcaacatacagagacagtccctacccaacagtgggctcacggtctagaagggggagacagagaacaaaaccaaacatattaacaaaataaaataagtagaatagatatgtacaagtaaaatgaatagagtaataaatatgtacaaacagtgggctcacagtctaaaagtctgtgcacatagtaagcgctcaataaatgccatcatcatcattatcatcatgattattactaggccaagctgcttcttggccTAGTCGCCCCCGTCCCGGGgcagggctaggaggggggaagcgTGGGGGAGGTGGGCCGCGCGGTGGAGATGGGCACCTTAAAGGCCAAGGTGGTGGTTCCGTGGAGCAGCTCAAtgcccggctcctcctcctccgcggcgGCCCAGCTTGGGGCAGCCAGGCTCAGCCCATCCCCTGCCTTGTCCACACCCAGTTGCAAGAACTCGGAGCGACCCCCGAG
Above is a window of Tachyglossus aculeatus isolate mTacAcu1 chromosome 12 unlocalized genomic scaffold, mTacAcu1.pri SUPER_6_unloc_1, whole genome shotgun sequence DNA encoding:
- the PSMB5 gene encoding proteasome subunit beta type-5, translating into MALASVLERPLPVNGAGFFGLGGRSEFLQLGVDKAGDGLSLAAPSWAAAEEEEPGIELLHGTTTLAFKFQHGVIVAVDSRATAGAYIASQTVKKVIEINPYLLGTMAGGAADCSFWERLLARQCRIYELRNKERISVAAASKLLANMVYQYKGMGLSMGTMICGWDKRGPGLYYVDSEGNRVSGVTFSVGSGSVYAYGVMDRGYSHDLEVEAAYDLARRAIYQATYRDAYSGGVVNLYHVREDGWIRVSSENVADLHDKYQGVTD